A genomic window from Tolypothrix sp. PCC 7910 includes:
- a CDS encoding sulfite exporter TauE/SafE family protein yields the protein MDFLFLPLFSFLVGIVVGLTGIGGASLITPMLIFVFQVPPAVAVSSDVVAATLMKVVGGIKHWQQKTLDVEVVKWLALGSVPGSLFGVGILHLIKLRAEQNLNEIMLHLLGVTILLVTVLALLQMLLLTFFPQLKLPELPKFDLNTQLGRWQTLSIGAFLGCVVSLTSVASGSMFALVLIAFFRLDARKLVGTDISQAAILLLFTALGHLTLGTVDWNLVLPIWLGSVPGVLIGAKVCQIAPQKPLRFIIYSLLMMVSLKLVY from the coding sequence ATGGATTTTTTGTTTTTGCCTTTATTCAGCTTTTTAGTTGGTATTGTTGTTGGTCTAACAGGAATTGGCGGCGCTTCTCTGATCACCCCAATGTTGATTTTTGTTTTTCAAGTACCACCTGCTGTAGCAGTCAGCTCTGATGTGGTGGCGGCGACGTTAATGAAAGTTGTAGGTGGAATCAAACACTGGCAGCAAAAAACCCTAGATGTTGAAGTGGTGAAATGGTTAGCTTTAGGAAGTGTTCCTGGTTCTTTGTTTGGGGTGGGAATACTGCACTTAATTAAACTTAGAGCCGAACAGAACTTGAACGAAATTATGCTGCACTTGCTGGGTGTAACTATTTTGTTAGTCACAGTTTTGGCTTTGCTACAAATGCTGCTGTTGACTTTCTTTCCACAGTTAAAATTACCTGAACTGCCCAAATTTGACTTAAACACTCAACTAGGACGTTGGCAAACGCTCAGTATCGGAGCCTTTTTAGGCTGTGTTGTGAGTCTTACAAGTGTCGCTTCTGGTTCCATGTTTGCCTTAGTGCTGATTGCGTTTTTCCGCTTGGATGCGCGGAAGTTAGTTGGTACGGATATTTCCCAAGCGGCAATTCTCTTGCTATTTACTGCCTTAGGACATCTCACCTTGGGAACTGTTGATTGGAATTTAGTATTACCAATATGGCTTGGCTCAGTACCTGGAGTATTAATTGGGGCTAAAGTTTGTCAAATTGCACCGCAAAAACCATTACGATTTATTATTTACTCTCTCTTAATGATGGTGAGTTTAAAGTTAGTCTATTAA
- a CDS encoding ATP-grasp domain-containing protein: MAQSISLSLPESTTPSTSVGVRIADLFKTLGTLTLLLIAFPFNALIVLIALLWGIVRSPFTKKAVVAAHPQTILVSGAKMTKALQLARSFHTAGHRVILIEGHKYWLSGHRFSKAVSRFYTVPAPQLDPESYIQALVEIVKKEKVDIYVPVCSPVASYYDSLAKPALSQYCEVFHFDADITKMLDDKFAFTDKARSLGLSVPKSFKITDPQQVINFDFSQETRKYILKSIAYDSVRRLDLTKLPCDTPEETAAFVKSLPISPESPWIMQEFIPGKEFCTHSTVRDGELRLHCCCHSCAFQINYENVENPQIREWVQQFVKSLQLTGQVSFDFIQAADGTVYAIECNPRTHSAITMFYNHPGVAEAYFGKTLLAAPHQPLASSKPTYWIYHEIWRLTGIRSWKQLQTSVDTLLRGTDAILRLDDPVPFLTLHHWQIPLLLLKNLQQLKGWVKIDFNIGKLVELGGD, from the coding sequence ATGGCACAATCAATTTCTTTATCTCTGCCTGAATCTACAACGCCTTCAACGAGTGTCGGCGTAAGGATAGCAGATCTCTTCAAGACTCTCGGGACTCTGACATTATTACTTATAGCCTTTCCATTCAATGCTTTGATAGTGTTGATAGCTTTACTGTGGGGAATTGTGCGATCGCCCTTTACGAAAAAAGCTGTCGTCGCTGCCCACCCTCAAACTATCTTGGTAAGTGGAGCCAAGATGACCAAAGCATTACAACTTGCTCGCTCCTTCCATACCGCCGGACACAGAGTTATTCTCATTGAAGGTCACAAATATTGGTTGTCTGGGCATCGATTCTCCAAAGCTGTGAGTCGTTTTTATACAGTTCCCGCACCGCAACTAGACCCAGAAAGCTATATCCAAGCGCTAGTAGAAATAGTTAAAAAGGAAAAGGTTGACATTTATGTGCCTGTATGCAGTCCTGTAGCTAGTTACTACGACTCTTTAGCCAAGCCTGCGCTATCACAATACTGCGAAGTTTTCCACTTTGATGCAGATATTACCAAGATGCTAGATGATAAATTTGCCTTTACCGATAAAGCGCGATCGCTTGGTTTATCTGTCCCCAAGTCTTTTAAAATTACCGATCCTCAACAAGTTATAAATTTCGATTTTAGTCAAGAAACCCGCAAATATATACTTAAAAGTATTGCTTACGACTCCGTGCGCCGCTTAGATTTAACTAAACTTCCCTGCGACACTCCAGAAGAGACAGCAGCCTTTGTCAAAAGTTTACCCATCAGTCCAGAAAGTCCTTGGATTATGCAAGAGTTTATTCCTGGTAAGGAGTTCTGTACCCATAGTACAGTGCGAGATGGGGAATTAAGATTGCATTGCTGTTGTCACTCTTGTGCGTTTCAAATCAACTATGAAAACGTCGAAAATCCCCAAATCCGTGAATGGGTGCAACAGTTCGTCAAAAGTTTGCAACTAACTGGACAAGTTTCTTTCGACTTTATCCAAGCCGCAGACGGTACAGTTTACGCCATTGAATGCAACCCCCGGACTCACTCGGCAATCACCATGTTTTACAATCATCCTGGTGTTGCAGAGGCCTATTTTGGTAAAACTCTCCTAGCTGCGCCTCACCAACCCTTAGCCAGTAGCAAGCCTACTTATTGGATATATCACGAAATCTGGCGGCTTACTGGTATTCGTTCCTGGAAACAATTGCAAACATCGGTTGATACCTTATTGCGAGGTACTGATGCGATTTTACGTCTTGATGACCCTGTACCATTTTTGACCTTGCATCATTGGCAAATACCCTTACTTTTGCTCAAGAATCTGCAACAACTCAAAGGCTGGGTAAAAATAGACTTCAACATTGGCAAACTCGTGGAATTAGGTGGCGACTAA
- a CDS encoding prohibitin family protein: MKQIKITNKAGKITAILCLITIILTPFVIINPGERGVLMQFGRVEETVLQEGIHLIIPIVNTVKKINVKIQKQEISAEASSKDLQDVFTDVALNWHIIPEETNIIFQEIGDEKDVVEKIINPAVEEVLKAIVAKYTAEEIVTKRGEVKSGLDDALTSRLHDYHISVDDISLVHVNFSDKFSEAVEAKQIAEQDAKRADFIAQKATKEAEAKVNLAKGEAEINRLLHDSLTNEILERQAIQKWDGKLPLIMTKDTPKFLNPSELLKLK, from the coding sequence ATGAAACAAATTAAAATAACTAATAAGGCTGGTAAAATAACTGCTATTTTATGTTTAATAACGATAATACTTACACCTTTTGTGATAATAAATCCTGGAGAGCGTGGCGTATTAATGCAATTTGGGAGAGTAGAAGAAACTGTTCTACAAGAAGGCATACATCTAATAATTCCTATTGTTAATACCGTCAAAAAAATTAATGTAAAAATTCAAAAACAAGAAATATCTGCAGAAGCCTCTTCTAAAGATTTACAGGATGTATTTACTGATGTAGCATTAAACTGGCACATTATTCCTGAAGAGACTAATATAATTTTTCAAGAAATTGGTGATGAAAAAGATGTAGTTGAAAAAATTATTAATCCTGCAGTAGAAGAAGTTTTAAAAGCAATTGTAGCAAAGTACACAGCAGAAGAAATAGTTACTAAAAGGGGGGAAGTAAAATCTGGACTAGATGATGCATTAACAAGCAGATTGCATGACTACCATATTTCTGTTGATGATATTTCACTTGTTCATGTCAATTTTTCTGATAAATTTAGCGAAGCAGTTGAGGCTAAACAAATTGCAGAGCAAGATGCTAAACGAGCAGACTTTATAGCACAAAAAGCAACTAAGGAAGCAGAAGCTAAAGTAAATCTTGCAAAAGGGGAAGCAGAAATAAATAGATTACTACATGATAGTTTAACTAATGAGATATTGGAGAGACAAGCAATACAAAAATGGGACGGTAAATTACCTTTAATTATGACTAAAGATACGCCTAAGTTTTTAAATCCTAGTGAACTATTAAAATTAAAGTAA
- a CDS encoding glutathione S-transferase family protein, with product MSNLKLYFAKASTFSQRTRVVLLEKGIEFTPIEIDLQNKPEGYTQISRYGKVPAIAHGDINIYESAIIDEYLEEVFPEPALLPREPGAKAIARIWIDYANTRFVPAFNKFLRGKDSTEQEQGRREFIESLLYIEQEGLGKLSGNGPYWLGDKVSLVDISFYPWFERLPVLEHFRKFSLPAETPRIQQWWNTLRDRESIRAVENPVSFYIERFSKVLGEPTAVGAAQK from the coding sequence ATGAGTAACCTCAAGCTTTACTTCGCCAAAGCCTCGACTTTCTCCCAAAGAACCCGTGTTGTTTTGCTAGAAAAAGGAATTGAATTTACACCGATTGAAATCGACTTACAAAATAAGCCTGAAGGCTACACGCAGATTTCGCGCTATGGTAAAGTCCCTGCGATCGCACATGGTGATATCAATATTTATGAGTCTGCCATCATCGATGAATATCTAGAAGAAGTTTTTCCAGAACCAGCTTTATTACCCCGAGAACCAGGAGCAAAAGCCATCGCCCGGATTTGGATCGACTATGCCAATACCCGCTTTGTCCCTGCGTTTAACAAATTCCTACGTGGTAAAGATAGCACCGAACAAGAACAAGGACGCAGAGAGTTTATCGAATCCCTCTTATATATTGAGCAAGAAGGATTAGGAAAGCTGTCTGGTAATGGCCCTTACTGGTTAGGAGACAAAGTAAGTTTAGTTGATATCAGCTTCTATCCTTGGTTTGAACGCTTACCAGTTCTCGAACACTTCCGCAAATTTAGCTTGCCAGCAGAAACACCACGTATCCAACAATGGTGGAACACATTGCGCGATCGCGAATCCATTCGCGCAGTAGAAAATCCTGTTAGCTTCTACATCGAAAGATTTAGCAAAGTGCTTGGTGAACCTACCGCAGTCGGTGCGGCTCAAAAATAG
- a CDS encoding D-alanine--D-alanine ligase: protein MSVLRILHLVGSAYNDFYCDLSRLYAQDCLTATAERSRYDFQIAYITPDRQWRFPASLSKEDIAAAKPMTLGEAIELITAQNIDLVLPQMFCIPGMTQYRALFDLLKIPYIGNTSDIMAITAHKGRTKAIVAAAGVKVPHGELLHPGDVPTIPPPAIVKPASADNSLGVVLVKDVSEYDAALKKAFAYASEVIVEAFIELGREVRCGIIVKDGQLVGLPLEEYLVDPNEKPIRSYADKLQQTEDGNLGFAAKDNKKSWIVDPSDPITQKVQQVAKKCHQALGCRHYSLFDFRIDSKGEPWFLEAGLYCSFAPKSVISSMAKAAGIPLNELLMTAINETLGNSDNGFFC from the coding sequence ATGTCAGTACTGCGTATTCTGCATTTAGTTGGCTCTGCCTACAATGATTTTTACTGTGATTTGTCACGCCTTTATGCTCAAGATTGTCTAACAGCAACAGCAGAGCGATCGCGCTATGATTTTCAAATTGCATACATCACACCCGATCGCCAATGGCGATTTCCTGCTTCCCTCAGCAAAGAAGATATTGCTGCCGCCAAACCAATGACTCTGGGTGAAGCCATAGAGTTGATTACAGCGCAAAACATTGACCTTGTCTTACCACAAATGTTTTGTATTCCCGGAATGACTCAGTATCGAGCTTTATTCGACCTGCTGAAGATACCTTACATCGGCAATACTTCAGATATCATGGCCATCACAGCCCACAAAGGCAGAACCAAAGCCATTGTTGCAGCCGCAGGGGTGAAAGTGCCTCATGGAGAACTGCTACACCCAGGAGACGTTCCGACAATTCCACCGCCTGCGATCGTTAAACCTGCAAGTGCCGATAATTCTTTAGGGGTAGTTTTAGTTAAAGATGTGAGTGAATATGACGCTGCTTTGAAGAAAGCATTTGCATATGCTTCGGAGGTAATTGTAGAAGCATTCATCGAACTCGGCCGAGAAGTTAGATGCGGCATCATAGTTAAAGATGGGCAGTTAGTAGGTTTACCCCTGGAAGAGTATCTCGTAGATCCCAATGAAAAACCTATTCGCAGCTATGCTGATAAACTCCAGCAAACAGAAGATGGTAACTTAGGTTTTGCTGCTAAAGATAATAAAAAATCCTGGATTGTAGATCCCAGCGATCCCATCACCCAAAAGGTTCAGCAGGTGGCTAAGAAGTGCCATCAGGCTTTAGGTTGTCGGCACTACAGTTTGTTTGATTTCCGCATAGATTCAAAGGGAGAACCTTGGTTTTTAGAAGCTGGCTTGTATTGTTCTTTTGCCCCTAAAAGTGTGATTTCCTCTATGGCAAAAGCAGCGGGAATCCCTTTAAATGAGTTATTAATGACGGCGATCAATGAAACTTTAGGTAATAGCGACAATGGCTTTTTCTGCTAG